The Streptomyces taklimakanensis nucleotide sequence CGCCCCTTCCGCCGACAGCGCCCGCGCCGCCCTCGAGGCCCTGCGCGGTGAGATCTCCAAGGCCGTGGTCGGTCAGGACGCCGCCGTCACCGGCCTCGTCGTCGCCCTGCTCTGTCGCGGGCACGTGCTGCTGGAGGGTGTCCCGGGCGTCGCCAAGACCCTCCTCGTCCGGGCCCTGGCCGCCACGCTGGAACTCGACACCAAACGTGTCCAGTTCACCCCCGACCTGATGCCGAGCGACGTCACCGGTTCCCTCATCTACGACAACCGCACGGCCGAGTTCTCCTTCCAACCGGGACCGGTCTTCACCAACCTCCTCCTCGCCGACGAAATCAACCGCACGCCCCCCAAGACACAGGCTTCCCTCCTGGAAGCCATGGAGGAGCGGCAGGTCTCCGTCGAGGGGACCGCGCGCAAGCTTCCGAACCCGTTCCTGGTGGCCGCCACCCAGAACCCCGTCGAGTACGAGGGCACCTATCCCCTCCCCGAGGCCCAACTCGACCGCTTCCTGCTGAAGTTGCAGATTCCGCTGCCCTCCCGTGACGAGGAGGTGAGCGTCCTCACCCGGCATGCCGAGGGCTTCGACCCACGTGATCTGGCGGCCGCCGGGGTTCGACGGGTGGCGGGCCCCGCCGAGCTCGACGCGGCCCGCGCCGCGGTCGCCAAGACCTCCATCTCCCCGGAAGTCGCCGGCTACGTCGTCGATATCTGCCGTGCCACTCGTGAATCCCCCTCGCTCTCCCTGGGCGCCTCACCCCGTGGCGCCACCGCCCTGCTCTCCACCGCCCGCGCCTGGGCCTGGCTGACCGGCCGCGACTACGTCACCCCCGACGATGTGAAGGCCCTCGCCCTGCCCACCCTCCGCCACCGCCTCAGACTGCGGCCCGAGGCAGAGATGGAGGGGGTCACCGCGGACAGTGTGATCACCTCGATCCTTGCCCACGTCCCCGTACCCCGCTGAGACACCCGGCCCGAACGATGGCTCTCACCGGACGAACGGCTCTCATCGCCGCCCTCGGCGCACTCCTCGTAGGCCTTCTGTTGCCGAGTTGGACCGGCCTGCTCGCCGTCGAAATCCCCCTGCTGCTCGCAATTCTGTACGACCTCGTACGAGCGGCACCAGTCCGAAAGCTCCTTTTCACCCGTTCCGGTGATACGTCAGTTCGACTCGGAGAGCCGGCCGAGGTGCACCTCACCGTCACCAACCCGTCGAACCGTCCCCTCCGCGCCGACCTGCGCGACGCCTGGCCCCCCAGTAGCCGGCCCGCCGGGTCGGAGTTCGCCGAGTCCCGGCACCGACTGACCGTCCCCGCCGGAGAACGTCACCGCGTCACCACCCATCTGCGTCCGACCCGGCGCGGCGACCGCCGAGCAGTCCGCGTCACGGTGCGCTCCTACGGCCCTCTGGGCCTCGCGGCACGTCAGGGTGGCCACTCCGTGCCCTGGACCGTACGCGTCCTGCCGCCCTTCACCAGCCGCAAGCACCTGCCCGCGCGGCTCTCCCGACTCCGGGAACTCGACGGACGCACCAGTGTCCTCACCCGTGGCGAGGGCACCGAGTTCGACAGCCTCCGGGAGTACATCCCCGGGGACGACACGCGCTCCATCGACTGGCGCGCCACCGCCCGTCAGACCGGTGTCGCCGTCCGTACCTGGCGCCCCGAGCGGGACCGCCACATCCTGACCGTCCTCGACACCGGCCGTACGTCGGCGGGACGCGTCGGTGACATCCCCCGTCTCGACGCCGCGATGGACGCCGCCCTGCTGCTGGCCGCCCTCGCGTCCCGTGCCGGCGACCGCTTCGACCTGCTGGCCCACGATCGCCGGGTGCGCGCCTCCGTACGGGGAAGAACCGCCCGGGACCTCCTGCCCGCGCTGGTCACCGCGATGGCCCCGCTCGAACCCGCCCTGGTCGAGTCCGACGCGCGGAGCATGGTCTCGGCCGTACTCCACGGCGCCTCACAGCGATCGCTCGTCGTCCTCCTCACCGGCCTCGATCTCTCCCCCGTGGAAGAGGGACTTCTCCCGGTGCTCCCGCTGCTCACCCAGCGCCACACGGTCGTGGTCGCGTCGGTCTCCGACCCCCGTGTCGAGGAGATGGCCCGCGCCCGCGGCACGCTCGACGCCGTCTACGGAGCCGCCGCGGCGGCCAGGACACAGAACGAACGTCGTGACACCGCGGCCCGACTCCGTCGGCACGGCGTCACGGTCGTGGACGCCACTCCCACGGAGCTGGCCCCCGCCCTGGCCGACACGTACCTCGCCCTCAAGGCGGCGGGCCGCCTCTGACCCTCGAAGGCCAGTGGGCCGAACCGGCCCATCGCGCTCCACACCACCGCCGTCGGACCTCCCCGGCGGGGACGTCACCTCGTCCTCCGACGCCTCCGGCCTCGGGCTTTTGAGCCTCTGCCGTCCCTCGCGCGTACACGTTTCCGGCTCCGCGTTTCCGCCGGCGCCGGCAGCGACGCCGGCGAAGCGGCAATGCCGAAGAGGAAAGGGGAGCGGGGCATCCGGGCCTGAGGACTCCCGACCCGGTCGTTCTTTCTGGCCCGGAAAAGAGTGAAGGCCCCGCCGGGAAACCCGGCAGGGCCTTCAACTCAACATATCGTTCGGCGGCGTCCTACTCTCCCACACGGTCCCCCATGCAGTACCATCGGCGCTGAAAGGCTTAGCTTCCGGGTTCGGAATGTAACCGGGCGTTTCCCTCTCGCCATGACCACCGAAACACTATAAAACCCAACCAACCCGAACACGGACGGTCGTGGTCTCAGAACCCACACAGTGGACGCGAGCATCTACGGTCAAGCCCTCGGCCTATTAGTACCGGTCGACTCCACCCCTCACGAAGCTTCCATCTCCGGCCTATCAACCCGGTCGTCTCCCGGGAGCCTTACCCCCTGAAACGGGGTGGGAGTCCTCATCTCGAAGCAGGCTTCCCGCTTAGATGCTTTCAGCGGTTATCCCTCCCGAACGTAGCCAACCAGCCATGCCCTTGGCAGAACAACTGGCACACCAGAGGTTCGTCCGTCCCGGTCCTCTCGTACTAGGGACAGCCCTTCTCAAGACTCCTACGCGCACAGCGGATAGGGACCGAACTGTCTCACGACGTTCTAAACCCAGCTCGCGTACCGCTTTAATGGGCGAACAGCCCAACCCTTGGGACCGACTCCAGCCCCAGGATGCGACGAGCCGACATCGAGGTGCCAAACCATCCCGTCGATATGGACTCTTGGGGAAGATCAGCCTGTTATCCCCGGGGTACCTTTTATCCGTTGAGCGACGGCGCTTCCACAAGCCACCGCCGGATCACTAGTCCCTGCTTTCGCACCTGCTCGACCCGTCAGTCTCACAGTCAAGCTCCCTTGTGCACTTACACTCACCACCTGATGACCAACCAGGCTGAGGGAACCTTTGGGCGCCTCCGTTACCCTTTGGGAGGCAACCGCCCCAGTTAAACTACCCACCAGACACTGTCCCCGATCCGGATCACGGACCCGGGTTAGACATCCAGCACGACCAGAGTGGTATTTCAACAACGCCTCCACACACACTGGCGTGCATGCTTCACCGGCTCCCACCTATCCTACACAAGCCGAACCGAACACCAATATCAAGCTGTAGTAAAGGTCCCGGGGTCTTTCCGTCCTGCTGCGCGAAACGAGCATCTTTACTCGTAGTGCAATTTCACCGGGCCTATGGTTGAGACAGTCGAGAAGTCGTTACGCCATTCGTGCAGGTCGGAACTTACCCGACAAGGAATTTCGCTACCTTAGGATGGTTATAGTTACCACCGCCGTTTACTGGCGCTTAAGTTCTCAGCTTCGCGGTACCGAAGCACCACTAACCGGTCCCCTTAACGTTCCAGCACCGGGCAGGCGTCAGTCCGTATACCTCGCCTTACGGCTTCGCACGGACCTGTGTTTTTAGTAAACAGTCGCTTCTCGCTGGTCTCTGCGGCCACACCCGGCTCGGAGTGCAAGACTCGTCACCAGACATGGCCCCCCTTCTCCCGAAGTTACGGGGGCATTTTGCCGAGTTCCTTAACCATAGTTCACCCGAACGCCTCGGTATTCTCTACCAGACCACCTGAGTCGGTTTGGGGTACGGGCCGCCGTGCAACTCGCTAGAGGCTTTTCTCGACAGCATAGGATCATCCACTTCGCCACCATCGGCTCGGCATCGGGTCTCACCCCTACACGAGGGACGGATTTACCTACCCCTCGGGCTACACCCTTACCCCGGGACAACCACCGCCCGGGCTGGACTACCTTCCTGCGTCACCCCATCACTCACCTACTACCGGATCGGACCGTCGGCTCCACCACACCCCGCACCCGAAGGCACGAGAGGGCTTCACGGACTTAGCATCACCGGGCTCGGCCCTTGCGCTCCACAGCGGGTACCGGAATATCAACCGGTTGTCCATCGACTACGCCTGTCGGCCTCGCCTTAGGTCCCGACTTACCCTGGGCAGATCAGCTTGACCCAGGAACCCTTGGTCAATCGGCGCAGGAGTTTCCCACTCCTGTATCGCTACTCATGCCTGCATTCTCACTCGTGTACCGTCCACAACTCGCTTCCACGGCTGCTTCACCCGGCACACGACGCTCCCCTACCCATCGACACCCTCGTTGGAGGTTACTGTGCCGATGACACGACGTCGGCGGTGTGCTTGAGCCCCGCTACATTGTCGGCGCGGAATCACTTGACCAGTGAGCTATTACGCACTCTTTCAAGGATGGCTGCTTCTAAGCCAACCTCCTGGTTGTCTCTGCGACTCCACATCCTTTCCCACTTAGCACACGCTTGGGGGCCTTAGTCGATGCTCTGGGCTGTTTCCCTCTCGACCATGGAGCTTATCCCCCACAGTCTCACTGCCGCGCTTACCACTTACCGGCATTCGGAGTTTGGCTAAGGTCAGTAACCCGGTAGGGCCCATCGCCTATCCAGTGCTCTACCTCCGGCAAGCAACACACGACGCTGCACCTAAATGCATTTCGGGGAGAACCAGCTATCACGGAGTTTGATTGGCCTTTCACCCCTAACCACAGGTCATCCCCCAGGTTTTCAACCCTGGTGGGTTCGGGCCTCCACGACCTCTTACAGCCGCTTCACCCTGCCCATGGCTAGATCACTCCGCTTCGGGTCTTGGGCACGCTACTCAATCGCCCTGTTCGGACTCGCTTTCGCTACGGCTCCCCCACACGGGTTAACCTCGCAACATACCGCAAACTCGCAGGCTCATTCTTCAAAAGGCACGCAGTCACGACCGCAAGTGCAAGCACTCACGGCGACGCTCCCACGGCTTGTAGGCACACGGTTTCAGGTACTATTTCACTCCGCTCCCGCGGTACTTTTCACCATTCCCTCACGGTACTATCCGCTATCGGTCACCAGGGAATATTTAGGCTTGACGGGTGGTCCCGCCGGATTCACACGGGATTTCTCGGGCCCCGTGCTACTTGGGTGGTCCTCAAACGAGCCGCACAGATTTCGACTACGGGGGTCTTACCCTCTACGCCGGGCCTTTCGCATGCCCTTCGCCTATCCATACGGTTTCTGACTCGTCCGGCCGCCGGCAGACGACCGAAGAGAACTCCCACAACCCCGCACACGCAACCCCTGCCGGGTCTCACACGTGAACGGTTTGGCCTCATCCGGTTTCGCTCGCCACTACTCCCGGAATCACGGTTGTCTTCTCTTCCTGCGGGTACTGAGATGTTTCACTTCCCCGCGTTCCCTCCACACTGCCTATGTGTTCAGCAGCGGGTGACAGCCCATGACGACTGCCGGGTTTCCCCATTCGGACACCCCCGGATCACAGCTCGGTTGACAGCTCCCCGGGGCCTATCGCGGCCTCCCACGTCCTTCATCGGTTCCTGGTGCCAAGGCATCCACCGTGCGCCCTTAAAAACTTGGCCACAGATGCTCGCGTCCACTGTGCAGTTCTCAAACAACGACCGGCCCACCGTCACCCCACCCCACAG carries:
- a CDS encoding AAA family ATPase gives rise to the protein MSAPSADSARAALEALRGEISKAVVGQDAAVTGLVVALLCRGHVLLEGVPGVAKTLLVRALAATLELDTKRVQFTPDLMPSDVTGSLIYDNRTAEFSFQPGPVFTNLLLADEINRTPPKTQASLLEAMEERQVSVEGTARKLPNPFLVAATQNPVEYEGTYPLPEAQLDRFLLKLQIPLPSRDEEVSVLTRHAEGFDPRDLAAAGVRRVAGPAELDAARAAVAKTSISPEVAGYVVDICRATRESPSLSLGASPRGATALLSTARAWAWLTGRDYVTPDDVKALALPTLRHRLRLRPEAEMEGVTADSVITSILAHVPVPR
- a CDS encoding DUF58 domain-containing protein yields the protein MALTGRTALIAALGALLVGLLLPSWTGLLAVEIPLLLAILYDLVRAAPVRKLLFTRSGDTSVRLGEPAEVHLTVTNPSNRPLRADLRDAWPPSSRPAGSEFAESRHRLTVPAGERHRVTTHLRPTRRGDRRAVRVTVRSYGPLGLAARQGGHSVPWTVRVLPPFTSRKHLPARLSRLRELDGRTSVLTRGEGTEFDSLREYIPGDDTRSIDWRATARQTGVAVRTWRPERDRHILTVLDTGRTSAGRVGDIPRLDAAMDAALLLAALASRAGDRFDLLAHDRRVRASVRGRTARDLLPALVTAMAPLEPALVESDARSMVSAVLHGASQRSLVVLLTGLDLSPVEEGLLPVLPLLTQRHTVVVASVSDPRVEEMARARGTLDAVYGAAAAARTQNERRDTAARLRRHGVTVVDATPTELAPALADTYLALKAAGRL